In Anaerostipes hadrus ATCC 29173 = JCM 17467, a single genomic region encodes these proteins:
- a CDS encoding PTS sugar transporter subunit IIA has protein sequence MQTEMKPWIILITHGKLGAEVKGSAEMIAGELKNVYSLSLMEGTDPMDLAMELKELLDKAPDDTIILTDLFGGTPSNTAARFALEKNYTVLAGLNLAMLIEAEMQRGMLKGDELEEDLMNAAKDGVRNIRKIMKERKGL, from the coding sequence ATGCAGACAGAGATGAAACCTTGGATAATTCTTATAACACATGGAAAATTAGGAGCGGAAGTAAAGGGAAGCGCAGAGATGATCGCGGGAGAACTTAAGAATGTCTATAGTCTTTCGTTGATGGAAGGTACCGATCCTATGGATCTGGCGATGGAATTAAAAGAGCTGCTTGATAAGGCACCAGATGATACGATCATTTTAACAGATTTATTTGGCGGAACTCCTTCTAACACAGCAGCAAGATTTGCATTAGAGAAAAACTATACAGTACTTGCAGGACTGAACCTTGCAATGCTGATCGAAGCTGAAATGCAGCGAGGAATGTTAAAAGGTGATGAGTTGGAAGAAGACTTAATGAATGCGGCAAAAGATGGAGTCAGAAATATCAGAAAAATAATGAAAGAAAGGAAGGGGCTATGA
- a CDS encoding GntR family transcriptional regulator → MKKNSKSKIKSNSPLPLYFQIKEDLKSKIENGILNEGEYLPSEFKLMERYGVSRPTIRQAVENLCQENFLEKQRGIGTMVKSKNSRLSTRNLGDLLNFNEEAQKKSYISSTDVLEFCTVPSNPSLKEVFGDDVSSFYRIKRLRFLDHKPAELVTTYIPKYLIENLNDYDLTKNSLFDILEREKNIYVDYAEKLLRAVNVSKDVAKYLEIVPNTAVQFVHTVTYNTKGIPIEYSDAFDVNEFSNFKLIVKKNRGHDC, encoded by the coding sequence ATGAAGAAAAATTCCAAATCAAAAATAAAATCAAACAGTCCGCTTCCTCTTTACTTTCAGATCAAAGAAGACCTCAAAAGCAAAATAGAAAACGGTATTTTGAACGAAGGTGAGTATTTACCCTCTGAATTTAAACTTATGGAGCGATATGGCGTCAGCCGTCCTACAATACGACAGGCTGTTGAAAATCTGTGTCAGGAAAATTTTCTTGAGAAACAACGCGGAATCGGTACAATGGTCAAAAGCAAGAATTCCAGACTTTCCACGAGAAATCTTGGTGATCTGCTCAATTTCAATGAAGAAGCTCAAAAAAAATCCTATATATCTTCAACGGATGTTCTTGAATTTTGTACTGTTCCATCCAATCCTTCTTTAAAAGAGGTTTTCGGAGACGATGTTTCTTCTTTTTACCGTATCAAACGTCTTCGTTTTCTGGATCACAAACCAGCAGAATTAGTTACAACTTATATTCCAAAATATCTGATTGAGAATCTAAACGATTACGATCTTACTAAAAATTCTTTATTTGATATTTTAGAACGCGAAAAGAATATCTACGTTGATTATGCCGAAAAACTCCTGCGTGCAGTAAATGTTTCAAAAGATGTTGCAAAATATTTAGAGATCGTACCAAATACAGCCGTCCAGTTTGTTCACACGGTAACTTATAATACAAAGGGCATTCCTATTGAGTACTCAGATGCATTTGATGTCAATGAATTTTCAAATTTCAAATTGATCGTTAAAAAAAACAGAGGTCATGACTGTTGA
- a CDS encoding TraX family protein, producing MKNKIKVLSGAQLKYIAFLSMLIDHTNKALIYPNLNGGRLNTVSDIFDIIGRIAFPIFAFLLVEGFFKTRSRAKYLATLLVFGVISEVPFDLFTTKQFFEPNWNNIMFTLALVLVTIWMIDVLKKKMEKFPKILWFLLSFVILAVMCLIAAILSLDYDYHAILIGYFYYIFHGRELIAIPFNFLSMYKEPWALLGFGLVLTYNGERGKQNKLINYLFYPVHLLILGLLRIYLGI from the coding sequence ATAAAAAATAAAATTAAAGTATTATCAGGAGCACAATTAAAATACATTGCATTTTTATCAATGCTGATTGATCACACAAATAAGGCATTGATCTATCCAAATTTAAATGGTGGCCGATTGAATACAGTTAGTGACATATTTGACATTATCGGGAGAATTGCATTCCCAATCTTTGCATTTTTACTTGTAGAAGGTTTTTTTAAAACAAGAAGCAGAGCTAAATACCTTGCAACTTTATTAGTATTCGGGGTAATTTCAGAAGTTCCTTTTGATCTGTTTACAACAAAGCAATTTTTTGAACCAAACTGGAATAACATTATGTTTACGTTAGCACTTGTACTTGTTACAATTTGGATGATCGACGTGTTAAAAAAGAAAATGGAGAAGTTTCCTAAGATATTATGGTTTCTCTTGTCATTTGTGATCCTGGCGGTCATGTGCCTGATTGCTGCCATTCTCAGCCTTGACTATGATTATCATGCAATTTTAATTGGATATTTTTATTATATTTTCCATGGAAGAGAACTTATTGCAATTCCATTTAATTTCTTATCCATGTATAAAGAACCATGGGCACTTCTTGGATTTGGATTGGTACTTACGTATAACGGAGAACGTGGAAAACAGAATAAGCTGATCAATTATTTATTTTATCCTGTCCACTTGCTGATACTTGGACTGTTAAGAATATACTTAGGAATATAA
- a CDS encoding PTS system mannose/fructose/sorbose family transporter subunit IID, translating to MAEEKKLEQEYLPEEITEKDVKKSWLTYYFFAETGISYERLQALGFCMSLIPIFKKLYKKKEDFTAALKRHMVFYNTEAVFGSVINGITIAMEEQKAKGAPIDDETITSVKSGLMGPMAGVGDSLDWATFKPIIFALGATLSAQGSPIGCFVLLLLPIIQMIIGTNFAAFGYRKGRSSVRSILGSGKIQQLLTAASALGIYMMGALSSTYVKLSTPLQFTFGKGNEPYVIQNILDGIVPGLLPLLAVLAVYWWLNKKNQNMVVIMLMIVAVSLVGAFFGIF from the coding sequence ATGGCAGAAGAAAAGAAATTAGAACAGGAATATCTCCCAGAAGAGATTACAGAAAAAGATGTCAAGAAAAGCTGGTTAACATATTACTTTTTTGCAGAAACAGGAATTTCTTATGAACGTTTACAGGCGTTAGGATTTTGTATGTCACTGATCCCGATCTTTAAGAAACTGTATAAGAAAAAAGAAGATTTTACAGCAGCATTAAAACGTCACATGGTATTTTACAACACAGAAGCTGTATTTGGATCTGTGATCAATGGTATTACGATCGCCATGGAAGAGCAGAAAGCAAAAGGAGCCCCAATCGATGATGAAACTATCACGAGTGTTAAATCTGGATTAATGGGACCTATGGCAGGTGTTGGAGATTCCTTAGACTGGGCAACATTTAAACCGATCATCTTCGCTTTAGGTGCAACATTATCTGCACAGGGAAGTCCAATTGGATGTTTCGTATTATTATTATTGCCGATCATTCAGATGATCATCGGAACAAACTTTGCAGCATTTGGTTATCGCAAAGGACGTTCATCTGTACGTAGTATATTAGGATCTGGTAAGATTCAGCAGTTATTAACAGCGGCAAGTGCGCTTGGTATTTATATGATGGGTGCATTATCATCAACATATGTGAAATTGTCTACACCACTTCAGTTCACATTTGGTAAAGGAAATGAACCATATGTTATTCAGAATATCTTAGATGGAATTGTACCGGGATTATTACCATTATTAGCGGTATTAGCAGTTTACTGGTGGTTAAATAAGAAAAACCAGAACATGGTTGTTATCATGCTAATGATCGTTGCAGTTTCATTAGTAGGAGCATTTTTCGGTATTTTCTAA
- a CDS encoding PTS mannose/fructose/sorbose/N-acetylgalactosamine transporter subunit IIC, with product MLGVSIFTGIYYWIMKTDVGYAFTHALRQPLVAALWIGLIMGDVKQAIIIGAAVQILYIGLVAAGSNLPADDCLAGLIAIPIALSAGMTSAQSITLAVPVGVLGVFLDQIRKTVNVVFVHMGDKYAEDGNAKGIVICNVVLPTILSFFMRFPVPFLANMYGADAVQNFMNSVPTWLTEGFSVAGGLLPALGFALTLFVIGKKQLMPLFFVGYFLVIVSKITVFEAAIFGVCVILLVMTFSNKKAEEA from the coding sequence ATGTTAGGTGTTAGTATTTTTACGGGAATTTATTACTGGATCATGAAAACTGACGTTGGATATGCATTTACACATGCATTACGTCAGCCATTAGTAGCAGCATTATGGATTGGTCTGATCATGGGAGATGTCAAACAGGCAATCATTATTGGAGCAGCTGTTCAGATTCTTTATATTGGATTAGTTGCTGCTGGATCAAACCTTCCAGCGGATGATTGTTTAGCAGGTTTGATAGCTATTCCAATCGCATTAAGTGCAGGTATGACAAGTGCACAGTCAATCACACTTGCAGTACCGGTTGGAGTACTTGGTGTATTCTTAGATCAGATCAGAAAAACAGTCAATGTAGTATTTGTACATATGGGAGATAAATACGCAGAAGACGGAAATGCAAAAGGAATCGTAATTTGTAACGTAGTACTTCCAACAATCTTAAGTTTCTTCATGAGATTCCCAGTGCCATTCTTAGCAAATATGTACGGAGCAGATGCAGTGCAGAATTTCATGAACTCAGTACCAACATGGTTAACAGAAGGATTCAGTGTAGCTGGTGGTTTACTTCCAGCATTAGGATTTGCGTTAACATTATTTGTAATCGGAAAGAAACAATTAATGCCATTATTCTTTGTTGGATATTTCCTTGTAATTGTTAGTAAAATTACTGTATTTGAAGCAGCAATATTCGGAGTTTGTGTCATTTTACTTGTTATGACATTCTCAAATAAAAAAGCAGAGGAGGCGTAA
- the hxlB gene encoding 6-phospho-3-hexuloisomerase — protein sequence MSEAKNIFAILDELKGNAKQIDNEGLESVEKLITEAKRIFVGGAGRSGFAARGFSNRLMHLGYTVYFVGEPTTPSIQEGDLLILGSGSGNTASLVSNAKKAKDQGAKVATLTMFPENKIGSMADAIIKIPGVTEKCVDQNKGGSVQASGSSFEELSWITYDAMVMDLMRITNQNSEDLFKRHANME from the coding sequence ATGTCAGAAGCAAAGAATATTTTTGCGATTCTTGATGAATTAAAAGGAAATGCAAAGCAGATTGATAATGAAGGTTTAGAATCAGTAGAAAAACTGATCACAGAAGCGAAAAGAATCTTTGTTGGAGGTGCAGGGCGTTCAGGATTTGCAGCAAGAGGATTTTCAAACAGATTGATGCATCTTGGATATACAGTATATTTTGTTGGTGAACCTACAACACCATCAATTCAGGAAGGTGATCTTCTGATTTTGGGATCGGGTTCAGGAAATACAGCAAGTCTTGTATCAAATGCAAAAAAAGCTAAGGATCAGGGAGCAAAAGTAGCGACTCTTACCATGTTCCCAGAAAATAAAATCGGATCTATGGCGGATGCGATCATTAAGATTCCTGGAGTAACAGAAAAATGTGTGGATCAGAATAAAGGAGGAAGTGTTCAGGCATCCGGCTCTTCCTTTGAAGAATTAAGCTGGATCACATATGATGCAATGGTAATGGATCTGATGAGAATCACAAACCAGAACAGTGAAGATCTGTTCAAGAGACATGCAAATATGGAATAA
- a CDS encoding SDR family oxidoreductase codes for MSKEWIDMSDKVVIVTGGSMGIGSHIVEALLKNHAKVVIADMADCDAYDDNENVMYVKCNVTKKEEVEEMVNKTVEKFGKLDCLVNNAGVNRPRMLVDYYHSDPNHENSEDDFDFMMGVNVKGVMFCAQAAARIMIKQKSGVILNMSSEAGMEGSKGQNIYSATKGAVNSFTLSWAKELGAYNVRVVAVAPGINEPTPMGNPEHVKELAYTRGQEAGSVSTDYQKVIPLGRVGKLDEIADLVTYLLSDHASYITGTIMNITGGKSRG; via the coding sequence ATGAGTAAAGAGTGGATTGACATGAGTGACAAAGTGGTAATTGTAACTGGTGGAAGTATGGGAATCGGATCTCATATCGTAGAAGCATTATTAAAGAATCATGCAAAAGTTGTAATCGCAGATATGGCAGACTGTGATGCATATGATGATAATGAAAACGTCATGTATGTAAAATGTAATGTTACCAAAAAAGAAGAAGTAGAAGAAATGGTAAATAAAACAGTCGAGAAATTCGGAAAACTTGATTGTTTGGTAAATAACGCTGGAGTCAACAGACCAAGGATGTTAGTAGACTACTATCATAGTGATCCAAACCATGAAAACAGTGAAGATGATTTTGATTTCATGATGGGTGTTAATGTAAAAGGTGTTATGTTCTGTGCACAGGCAGCAGCAAGAATTATGATCAAACAAAAAAGTGGAGTAATCTTAAATATGAGTTCTGAAGCTGGAATGGAAGGTTCTAAAGGACAGAATATTTATTCAGCAACAAAAGGAGCGGTAAATTCATTTACATTATCTTGGGCAAAAGAATTAGGAGCTTATAATGTAAGAGTCGTAGCAGTTGCACCAGGAATCAATGAGCCAACGCCAATGGGAAATCCAGAACATGTAAAAGAACTGGCTTACACAAGAGGACAGGAAGCGGGAAGTGTTTCTACAGATTATCAGAAAGTAATTCCATTAGGAAGAGTTGGTAAATTAGATGAAATCGCAGATTTAGTAACATATTTGTTATCAGATCATGCATCATATATCACTGGAACGATCATGAATATTACAGGCGGAAAATCCAGAGGATAA
- a CDS encoding 3-hydroxyacyl-CoA dehydrogenase NAD-binding domain-containing protein: MKAVHFGAGKIGRGFIADLIHETGYEITFVDVNEKLNDELNKYHNYYLYLIEDNYQRKEIDHVSALSPITQPEEVTDAIVEADLVTTAVLADNFPKIARSLAQGLKARLEAGKTKVNVIPCENALFCGDMLKEEIIKTGIITKEELDQIAAVPNTAVDRMVFGTDRDGRDGIEIGKDYELVIEVDKLADPQNLPIKGPEYTDNLKKYLERKLYTINGGHAWSGYIAHIMGYDIIQDYFAKEENVEMTRSVMLEIGVLLEKKHGFTHQQMADYIDFALNRFLTPGVTDTVARISRAPIRKLGHEDRLVGPAVQCEERGLENGLIIKGIAAAFMFDVKEDEQSVELLEYVKEHGIEEAVTHFTEIEKGSRIFDEIIKNYHELEEKCNK, from the coding sequence ATGAAAGCGGTACACTTTGGAGCGGGGAAGATCGGAAGAGGATTCATTGCCGACCTGATTCATGAGACAGGGTATGAGATTACATTTGTAGATGTAAATGAAAAACTGAATGATGAATTAAACAAATACCACAATTATTATTTATATCTGATCGAAGATAACTATCAACGAAAAGAGATTGACCACGTATCAGCATTATCACCGATCACACAACCAGAAGAAGTAACAGATGCAATCGTAGAAGCAGATCTTGTAACAACAGCAGTTTTGGCAGATAATTTCCCAAAGATTGCTAGAAGTCTGGCACAGGGATTGAAAGCAAGGTTAGAAGCAGGAAAAACGAAAGTAAATGTAATTCCTTGTGAAAATGCATTATTCTGTGGAGATATGTTAAAAGAAGAAATCATAAAGACGGGAATCATTACCAAAGAAGAACTAGATCAGATTGCAGCAGTGCCAAATACAGCAGTTGACCGAATGGTATTCGGAACAGACAGAGATGGACGTGATGGGATTGAAATAGGAAAAGACTATGAATTAGTAATTGAAGTTGATAAATTAGCAGACCCTCAGAACCTGCCGATTAAAGGACCGGAATATACAGATAATTTAAAAAAATATCTCGAGAGAAAATTATATACGATCAATGGGGGACATGCCTGGTCAGGATATATTGCACATATAATGGGATATGATATTATTCAGGATTATTTTGCGAAAGAAGAAAATGTGGAAATGACAAGAAGTGTTATGTTGGAAATCGGTGTATTATTAGAGAAGAAACACGGATTTACGCATCAACAAATGGCAGACTATATTGACTTTGCGTTAAACAGATTCCTGACACCTGGAGTTACAGATACTGTTGCTAGAATTTCGAGAGCACCAATTCGTAAATTAGGTCACGAAGATCGTCTTGTAGGACCGGCAGTGCAATGTGAGGAAAGAGGACTGGAAAATGGACTGATCATAAAAGGAATTGCAGCTGCTTTTATGTTTGATGTAAAAGAAGATGAACAATCTGTAGAATTATTAGAATATGTCAAAGAACATGGAATTGAAGAAGCTGTTACACATTTTACTGAAATTGAAAAAGGAAGCAGAATCTTTGACGAAATCATAAAAAATTATCATGAATTAGAAGAAAAATGCAACAAGTAA
- the hxlA gene encoding 3-hexulose-6-phosphate synthase, giving the protein MKLQLALDEMKTEEAIKLVEKVKDYIDIIEVGTPICLDAGNNAVERMKKEFPDKEVLADCKIMDGGYLETENAIKAGADYVTVCAAADLLTVKGAFKATQDYGKKLVVDMITIEDIPAKVAELEEVGVDVLAVHTGADAQAVGREPIGDLKVMKESSKKAEIAVAGGISSKTIAKYVELKPDIVIVGSAIGNAEDPVAEAKAIKEAML; this is encoded by the coding sequence ATGAAATTACAGTTAGCTTTAGATGAAATGAAAACAGAAGAAGCAATCAAACTTGTAGAAAAGGTAAAAGATTATATCGATATTATTGAAGTTGGAACACCAATTTGTCTGGACGCAGGAAATAATGCAGTAGAAAGAATGAAAAAAGAATTCCCAGACAAAGAAGTTTTAGCAGACTGCAAGATCATGGATGGTGGTTACTTAGAAACTGAGAATGCAATCAAAGCAGGAGCAGACTATGTAACAGTATGTGCAGCAGCAGACCTTTTAACAGTCAAAGGTGCATTCAAAGCAACACAGGACTATGGAAAGAAATTAGTTGTTGATATGATCACGATCGAAGATATCCCAGCAAAAGTCGCAGAACTTGAAGAAGTTGGAGTTGATGTATTAGCAGTTCATACAGGTGCAGATGCACAGGCAGTCGGAAGAGAACCGATTGGTGATCTGAAAGTTATGAAGGAAAGCTCTAAGAAAGCTGAAATTGCAGTAGCAGGTGGAATCAGCAGCAAAACAATCGCGAAATACGTAGAGTTAAAACCAGATATCGTAATTGTTGGAAGTGCGATCGGAAATGCAGAAGATCCAGTTGCAGAAGCAAAAGCGATCAAAGAAGCAATGTTATAA
- the rpsJ gene encoding 30S ribosomal protein S10 → MAASQVMRITLKAYDHQLIDASAKSIIETVKKTGSKVSGPVPMPTKKEIITILRATHKYKDSREQFEQRTHKRLIDIITPSQKTVDALSKLEVPAGVYIDIKMKNK, encoded by the coding sequence ATGGCAGCAAGTCAGGTAATGAGAATTACATTAAAAGCATACGATCATCAGTTAATCGATGCAAGCGCAAAAAGCATTATTGAAACAGTTAAGAAGACAGGATCTAAGGTGAGTGGACCAGTTCCAATGCCAACTAAGAAAGAAATCATCACAATTCTTAGAGCGACTCACAAATATAAAGATTCCAGAGAGCAGTTCGAACAGAGAACTCACAAAAGACTGATTGATATCATCACACCATCACAGAAAACAGTTGATGCATTATCTAAATTAGAAGTACCAGCTGGTGTGTACATTGATATCAAGATGAAAAACAAATAG
- the dhaL gene encoding dihydroxyacetone kinase subunit DhaL yields the protein MEFTNKDGIKLVDKVISTIQENRDYLSQIDGEAGDGDHGINMNKGMTFAQEELEKKDGVNMSQGFLTISKILISKIGGSMGPLYGSFFRGLSVASKKMEVIDSQVMSEMLCKAYSNLSDLTDAKPGDKTLIDVLSPAIEAYESNKSDFKQALKAMTEVAEKGLESTKTMVAKIGRASRLGERSRGHQDAGATSCYLILKAIADASLRLLEEGE from the coding sequence ATGGAGTTTACAAACAAAGATGGCATAAAATTAGTGGATAAAGTTATCAGTACAATTCAAGAAAACAGAGATTACCTAAGTCAAATTGATGGAGAAGCTGGTGACGGAGATCATGGTATTAACATGAACAAGGGAATGACTTTTGCTCAGGAAGAGCTTGAAAAGAAAGATGGTGTCAATATGAGCCAAGGTTTTCTGACAATCAGTAAGATTTTGATCAGCAAAATCGGAGGTTCTATGGGACCTTTATATGGAAGTTTTTTCAGAGGCCTTAGTGTTGCATCAAAAAAAATGGAAGTCATTGACAGTCAGGTTATGTCAGAAATGCTTTGTAAAGCCTATTCTAATTTATCTGATCTGACAGATGCTAAACCAGGAGATAAAACATTAATCGATGTTTTATCTCCTGCGATTGAAGCATATGAAAGCAACAAGTCAGATTTTAAACAGGCATTAAAGGCGATGACAGAAGTGGCAGAGAAAGGATTGGAATCTACAAAAACAATGGTAGCTAAAATAGGAAGAGCAAGCCGTTTAGGAGAACGATCTAGAGGACATCAGGATGCAGGAGCAACATCATGTTACTTGATATTAAAAGCGATTGCAGATGCATCCTTGAGATTGCTGGAAGAAGGTGAATGA
- a CDS encoding PTS sugar transporter subunit IIB, whose amino-acid sequence MMEGIKLVRIDFRLIHGQVITKWSNKISATRIVVVNDALSKDEFMADIYVMAAPPGMTVDVISIDDFVANANGGEYDKGNVLVLFRGIEDCKSVVDKGIIFKQVQIGGLGSGNGRTSVVKGISIDEKDVQDLLSIQDTGAEVTFQVTPEEKKLSLDGAAKKVRG is encoded by the coding sequence ATGATGGAAGGAATTAAATTAGTTCGAATCGATTTTCGTTTAATTCACGGTCAGGTAATTACGAAATGGAGTAACAAGATTTCTGCGACAAGAATCGTAGTTGTCAATGATGCATTGTCAAAAGACGAATTTATGGCTGACATTTATGTAATGGCAGCACCTCCGGGAATGACGGTGGATGTAATTTCTATTGATGATTTTGTAGCAAATGCAAATGGCGGTGAATATGACAAAGGAAATGTATTAGTCCTGTTCAGAGGCATCGAAGACTGCAAGTCAGTGGTGGATAAAGGAATTATATTTAAACAAGTACAGATCGGTGGACTCGGAAGCGGAAATGGAAGAACATCGGTTGTAAAAGGAATTTCTATTGATGAGAAAGATGTACAGGATCTTTTATCAATTCAAGATACTGGAGCAGAAGTAACATTTCAGGTAACACCAGAAGAGAAAAAATTATCACTGGATGGTGCGGCGAAGAAAGTGAGGGGATAA
- a CDS encoding dihydroxyacetone kinase subunit DhaK, whose product MQRFVNNPDFIVDDMLKGLVKANPEVRFSEENDHVISMKEMKKGKVGVITGGGSGHEPAFVGYLGDGMLDSVAIGEVFASPPALAFYDAIVDADQGEGVAVLFGNYAGDNMNVKMAVQMAEDDDIEVKYVVANDDVASAPKAVKEQRHGIAGGFFMWKVGGARAAKGGSLDDVIASAQNVVNRTKSICVGLEPCVIPALGHSNFKIEDGTMEFGVGHHGEAGTKVEKLKSASEMAQEMAETILNDFDFEEGKEVAVMLSGLGATPVMELYVLYDEVEKVLAKAGHKVWKTYIGNYVTSLDMNGASLTIVDLDDEIKELLSEPAVPIGMKNY is encoded by the coding sequence ATGCAGAGATTTGTAAATAATCCAGATTTCATCGTAGATGATATGTTAAAAGGTCTGGTAAAGGCTAATCCAGAAGTTAGATTTTCAGAAGAAAATGATCATGTCATTTCCATGAAAGAGATGAAAAAAGGAAAAGTTGGAGTGATAACCGGAGGAGGAAGCGGGCACGAACCCGCATTCGTAGGTTATCTTGGAGACGGAATGCTTGACAGTGTCGCAATCGGTGAAGTGTTTGCATCTCCCCCTGCACTGGCATTTTATGATGCGATCGTAGATGCTGATCAGGGAGAAGGAGTTGCAGTATTATTTGGGAATTATGCCGGAGACAACATGAATGTAAAGATGGCAGTTCAGATGGCAGAAGATGATGACATCGAAGTAAAATATGTCGTTGCAAATGATGATGTAGCATCTGCACCAAAGGCAGTAAAAGAACAAAGACATGGAATTGCTGGTGGATTTTTCATGTGGAAAGTAGGTGGAGCAAGAGCAGCAAAAGGCGGAAGTCTTGATGATGTTATCGCATCAGCCCAAAATGTAGTCAACCGCACAAAAAGCATTTGTGTTGGATTGGAACCATGTGTGATCCCGGCATTAGGACATTCAAATTTTAAGATCGAAGATGGAACGATGGAATTTGGAGTAGGACATCATGGCGAGGCCGGAACAAAAGTGGAAAAATTAAAATCGGCAAGTGAAATGGCACAGGAAATGGCAGAAACCATTTTAAATGATTTTGATTTTGAAGAAGGAAAAGAAGTTGCAGTGATGCTTTCTGGTTTAGGAGCAACACCAGTGATGGAATTATATGTGCTTTACGATGAAGTAGAAAAAGTGTTAGCAAAGGCTGGGCACAAAGTATGGAAAACTTATATCGGGAATTATGTAACATCGCTGGATATGAATGGAGCATCTCTGACAATTGTAGATTTAGATGACGAAATAAAAGAACTTTTATCAGAACCGGCAGTGCCGATCGGAATGAAGAATTACTAG
- a CDS encoding DeoR/GlpR family DNA-binding transcription regulator, translating to MGKIIAAERQKEILKLLHDNGSVKIGQLADYFEVSRETIRRDLSYLTEIGAAQRSHGGATSIYEFGNIPIETRINKDADIKTKLCEKALEFIPQTGVIYLDSGSTIVHMAQLLAQRAGCTIVTSSLSAANVLLNSDNTTIITGGQLNPGNMSIEGFQTTSFINTLKVAVSFLGTNGFEQHKGPAVSDFTDAQTKQAILPNAKINVVISDSSKASTSALVQYASWRDIDYFITDSNLPKPMYDMISEMTKVILVDVNS from the coding sequence ATGGGTAAGATCATTGCAGCCGAACGTCAAAAAGAAATTTTAAAACTTTTACATGATAATGGAAGTGTGAAAATAGGACAACTTGCGGATTATTTTGAAGTATCTCGTGAAACAATTCGCCGCGATCTTTCTTATCTGACAGAAATAGGTGCCGCTCAAAGAAGTCATGGCGGGGCTACTTCCATTTATGAATTTGGCAATATTCCAATTGAAACTAGAATCAATAAAGATGCGGATATTAAGACGAAACTATGCGAAAAAGCTCTAGAATTTATTCCTCAAACTGGAGTGATTTATCTGGATTCTGGAAGCACGATCGTTCATATGGCACAACTTCTTGCGCAGAGAGCTGGATGTACGATTGTTACTTCATCACTAAGTGCAGCGAATGTTTTATTAAACAGCGATAATACAACAATCATTACTGGCGGTCAGTTAAATCCTGGGAATATGTCAATCGAAGGATTCCAGACAACAAGCTTCATTAACACCTTAAAGGTCGCTGTATCTTTTCTTGGTACAAACGGATTCGAACAACACAAAGGACCTGCTGTTTCTGATTTTACAGATGCGCAGACAAAACAGGCAATCCTTCCGAATGCTAAGATCAATGTTGTAATTTCTGATAGTTCAAAAGCCTCTACTTCTGCCTTGGTGCAGTATGCGAGCTGGCGGGATATTGATTATTTTATTACTGACAGTAATCTTCCAAAGCCAATGTATGATATGATCAGCGAGATGACGAAAGTAATACTTGTGGATGTGAATTCGTAA